In bacterium, a single genomic region encodes these proteins:
- a CDS encoding ATP-binding protein, which yields MDALGYVSCSRADGELPFEVVNRAYGRTSLIVTTNLPFEEWTETMGSERLTGALLDRLTHRIHILEANGERYRLRESKQRLKRHAPEQP from the coding sequence CTGGATGCACTGGGCTACGTGTCTTGCTCCAGGGCCGACGGCGAACTGCCCTTCGAAGTCGTCAACCGCGCCTACGGGCGCACCAGCCTGATCGTGACCACCAACCTGCCCTTCGAGGAGTGGACCGAGACCATGGGCAGCGAGCGCTTGACGGGCGCTCTGCTCGACCGGCTGACGCATCGGATCCACATCCTCGAGGCCAATGGCGAGCGCTACCGCCTCCGCGAAAGCAAGCAGCGCCTCAAGAGGCACGCTCCCGAACAGCCCTAA
- a CDS encoding neutral/alkaline non-lysosomal ceramidase N-terminal domain-containing protein, with protein sequence MNYGLAKVDITPRLGVELYGFGPFLHRHAKAVRTPLCARALAVSDGTNTCVLVSCDLVGLSQELVQEARERVSAASGVPAAHVCYHCTHTHSGPATKFGIGQGEPDMAYLEVLPVRLAEAALRALDDLGPAELRHAVVPCEGIGYNREYDARPSLAEALREDWRPAMPELTDTEAHVLRLQGERGLRGFASYFSCHPVVGSASNLYIHGDFPAVATGLLEREHPGSMGLFLQGCEGNINSCVVHHGEQESLLALDVIASRYTRQIREGLNRATPLAGDGVNAVSRRFPLTRAPVPVERLREELAAWEAVTKAPGAADEAGEMRAAAVRTVALRRELSRQARGEVFDETVEVQALRLGGVTVVGAPFEIMRRYRVRVQAEFATPVLVMSLCNGASCYAPERESFDLPGNYAAQIVPYLVGCPPLAPSVEDELVAAMISVVGEANATCA encoded by the coding sequence ATGAACTACGGTCTTGCCAAGGTTGACATCACCCCGCGTCTCGGGGTCGAACTGTACGGGTTTGGTCCTTTCCTGCATCGCCACGCGAAGGCTGTGCGCACGCCGTTGTGTGCACGGGCGCTGGCAGTGTCCGATGGCACGAACACGTGCGTCCTGGTCAGTTGTGACCTCGTCGGCCTGTCGCAGGAGTTGGTGCAGGAGGCGCGCGAGCGGGTGTCGGCGGCCTCCGGGGTGCCGGCTGCGCACGTCTGCTACCACTGCACCCACACGCACTCGGGGCCGGCCACCAAGTTCGGCATCGGCCAGGGCGAGCCGGATATGGCGTATCTGGAAGTCCTGCCGGTACGGCTTGCGGAGGCGGCCCTGCGAGCGCTGGATGACCTTGGACCGGCTGAGCTGCGTCATGCTGTCGTGCCCTGCGAAGGCATTGGCTATAACCGCGAGTATGACGCGCGACCCTCGCTCGCAGAAGCCCTGCGCGAGGACTGGCGGCCGGCGATGCCCGAGCTCACCGACACCGAGGCCCACGTCCTGCGCCTGCAGGGAGAGCGGGGACTGCGAGGCTTCGCCTCGTACTTCTCGTGCCACCCCGTCGTCGGATCGGCCAGCAATCTCTACATTCACGGCGATTTCCCGGCGGTGGCAACGGGTCTGCTCGAGCGCGAGCATCCCGGCAGCATGGGGCTGTTCCTGCAGGGCTGCGAAGGCAACATCAACTCGTGTGTCGTGCATCACGGCGAGCAGGAGTCCTTGCTGGCACTGGACGTCATCGCTTCGCGCTATACCCGGCAGATTCGGGAGGGCCTGAACCGAGCAACGCCGCTGGCAGGCGATGGGGTGAACGCCGTGAGCAGGCGCTTTCCACTCACGCGCGCTCCCGTGCCAGTCGAGCGACTGCGGGAGGAGCTGGCAGCCTGGGAGGCCGTGACCAAGGCTCCGGGGGCTGCAGACGAGGCGGGGGAGATGCGAGCGGCGGCGGTGCGGACCGTAGCCTTGCGGCGAGAGTTGTCGCGCCAGGCGCGCGGAGAGGTCTTTGACGAGACGGTGGAGGTGCAGGCGCTGCGTCTGGGCGGCGTGACCGTCGTCGGCGCGCCCTTCGAGATCATGCGCCGCTATCGGGTGCGTGTTCAGGCGGAGTTCGCGACGCCTGTACTGGTGATGAGCCTGTGCAACGGCGCCTCGTGCTACGCTCCTGAACGCGAATCGTTTGACCTCCCCGGCAACTACGCGGCGCAGATCGTGCCCTACCTCGTGGGCTGCCCGCCCCTGGCGCCGTCTGTGGAGGATGAACTGGTGGCGGCCATGATCAGCGTGGTCGGGGAGGCTAACGCCACCTGCGCATAA